In the Advenella kashmirensis WT001 genome, one interval contains:
- a CDS encoding aminotransferase-like domain-containing protein: MAFTFRFAEPFAQVKGSPIRELFRYLSQPGMISFAGGYPAPELFDEAGLQTSLLAVAHNLGTTLSYGATEGWPALRASFARLTTERAIPTQAEQLIVTSGSQQGFELLLRASSSLAIGWSWNDPRILRPFRDYGWLAQTLSRLAAAPRAPIWLSWTTC; the protein is encoded by the coding sequence ATGGCATTTACCTTCCGCTTTGCCGAACCCTTTGCACAGGTCAAGGGCTCTCCCATTCGTGAACTGTTCCGCTACCTGTCGCAACCGGGCATGATTTCTTTTGCGGGTGGCTACCCGGCGCCGGAGCTGTTCGACGAGGCTGGTCTGCAGACCTCATTACTTGCAGTGGCCCACAATTTAGGCACGACGCTGTCCTACGGTGCAACAGAGGGCTGGCCCGCACTGCGCGCGTCCTTTGCTCGCCTGACAACAGAGCGCGCAATTCCTACCCAGGCCGAGCAACTGATTGTCACCAGCGGCTCTCAACAAGGTTTTGAGCTGCTGTTGCGCGCTTCATCCAGCCTGGCGATAGGGTGGTCGTGGAACGACCCACGTATCCTGCGGCCCTTCAGGGATTACGGTTGGCTGGCGCAAACATTGTCACGATTGGCAGCGGCCCCCAGGGCCCCGATCTGGCTGAGCTGGACGACGTGTTGA
- a CDS encoding aminotransferase-like domain-containing protein produces the protein MERPTYPAALQGLRLAGANIVTIGSGPQGPDLAELDDVLRQHQPKLLYLVPTFANPTGATMDLQGRRRLLDLLAGTSCVLIEDDPYGQLRFCGTPVPTLAQLAHDTPVADQVVYLSSLSKTIAPGLRLGWMRAHADILRRCVLAKQVDDLCSAPYLQAVAAHYLDSGRYEIHLPNIAASYGERARLMIASLRQHFGESLTLLEPEGGMFLWARLQDGLDAASLLPLAIQENVMFVPGSAFYAAQPDPQAFRLSFTMSTPEQIIQGCERLFRATQRLAQGA, from the coding sequence GTGGAACGACCCACGTATCCTGCGGCCCTTCAGGGATTACGGTTGGCTGGCGCAAACATTGTCACGATTGGCAGCGGCCCCCAGGGCCCCGATCTGGCTGAGCTGGACGACGTGTTGAGGCAACACCAGCCCAAGCTGCTTTACCTGGTGCCCACCTTTGCGAACCCGACAGGCGCCACCATGGACTTGCAGGGCAGGCGCCGCTTGCTGGATCTGCTTGCCGGCACGTCCTGCGTCCTGATTGAAGACGACCCCTATGGCCAGTTGCGCTTTTGCGGAACGCCGGTGCCAACGCTTGCCCAATTGGCTCACGATACACCCGTGGCCGACCAGGTCGTGTATTTGTCCAGTCTGTCAAAAACCATCGCCCCGGGCCTGCGTCTGGGCTGGATGCGGGCGCATGCTGATATTCTGCGCAGATGTGTCCTGGCCAAGCAGGTTGATGACCTGTGCTCGGCGCCCTATTTACAGGCAGTGGCTGCCCATTATCTGGATTCGGGACGCTATGAGATCCATTTGCCGAACATTGCCGCCTCCTATGGCGAACGCGCCCGCCTCATGATTGCGTCGCTGCGGCAGCACTTTGGCGAGAGTCTGACCCTGCTTGAGCCCGAAGGCGGCATGTTCCTTTGGGCACGCCTGCAGGACGGGCTGGATGCCGCCTCGCTGCTGCCACTGGCCATACAGGAGAATGTAATGTTTGTGCCCGGCAGTGCTTTTTACGCAGCACAACCCGATCCGCAGGCCTTCAGACTGAGTTTTACCATGAGTACGCCCGAGCAGATTATTCAGGGGTGCGAGCGCCTTTTCCGCGCCACGCAGCGGCTTGCGCAAGGGGCTTAA